In Streptomyces sp. NBC_01707, a genomic segment contains:
- a CDS encoding ABC transporter ATP-binding protein, with protein sequence MTLLDVRDLSVTYRDGDSLIPAVRGVSFTLDRGETLGVAGESGSGKSTMVLSLLRLLPKSAKVTGQVLYEGEDLLAAKWSALRTVRWNGASVVFQGAMSALNPVRPIGEQICEPILLHEKVSPRTARERAAELLDSVGISRRRMGSYPHEFSGGQRQRIMIAMALACRPDLIIADEPTTALDVMVQAQIMELFTELVRNSGVGVIMISHDLSVLSEMCGRLAVMYAGEIVETGPSQQVIEAPRHPYTEALARAFPTIGDPASRFAPSGLPGDPPDVAALGTGCAFVPRCVHAVDACRTKAVELWPAGDRRSAACLRVLDAHTPVTEGSQA encoded by the coding sequence ATGACCCTGCTCGACGTACGCGACCTCTCCGTCACCTACCGCGACGGCGACAGCCTCATCCCCGCCGTGCGCGGTGTCAGTTTCACCCTGGACCGGGGCGAGACCCTCGGCGTGGCCGGCGAATCCGGCTCCGGCAAGTCGACCATGGTGCTCAGCCTGCTGCGGCTGCTGCCCAAGAGCGCCAAGGTCACCGGACAGGTGCTGTACGAAGGCGAGGACCTGCTCGCCGCCAAGTGGTCCGCACTGCGCACCGTGCGCTGGAACGGCGCGTCCGTGGTCTTCCAGGGCGCCATGAGTGCGCTCAACCCCGTGCGCCCCATCGGTGAGCAGATCTGCGAGCCGATCCTGCTCCACGAGAAGGTGTCCCCGCGCACCGCCCGCGAACGCGCCGCCGAACTGCTCGACAGCGTCGGCATATCGCGGCGGCGCATGGGCAGCTACCCGCACGAGTTCTCCGGCGGCCAGCGTCAGCGCATCATGATCGCCATGGCCCTCGCCTGCCGCCCCGACCTGATCATCGCCGACGAGCCCACCACCGCCCTCGATGTGATGGTGCAGGCGCAGATCATGGAGCTCTTCACCGAGCTGGTACGGAACTCCGGCGTCGGCGTCATCATGATCAGTCACGACCTCTCGGTGCTCTCCGAGATGTGCGGCCGGCTCGCCGTGATGTACGCCGGCGAGATCGTCGAGACCGGCCCTTCGCAGCAGGTCATCGAAGCTCCCCGGCACCCGTACACCGAGGCACTGGCCAGGGCGTTCCCCACCATCGGTGACCCGGCGTCCCGGTTCGCGCCCTCCGGACTGCCCGGCGACCCGCCGGACGTCGCGGCGCTCGGCACGGGCTGCGCCTTCGTCCCGCGCTGTGTGCACGCCGTCGACGCCTGCCGTACGAAGGCCGTCGAGCTGTGGCCCGCGGGCGATCGGCGCAGCGCCGCCTGTCTGCGCGTTCTGGACGCCCACACCCCCGTAACCGAAGGGAGCCAGGCATGA
- a CDS encoding M20/M25/M40 family metallo-hydrolase, with amino-acid sequence MRFDAEQLRDRALTRLEALVMAESPSGEPELLRIVNADLEQAYRALGARVTRERGPDGDHLVCEWPGTAPDDAHILLIGHSDTVLPVGTTVERPFTLHEDGDTVTGPGVYDMKGSLVAIELAFVLLREQGLSPSRPVRLVVVNDEEIGSPDGRRIIAAHAEGAFAALGFEPPLPGGTLKTGRRGVARVRIDVQGVEAHAGLDASLGTSAIDELIDQIAVVRGAVPAPPAAEFNIGSISGGTRANVVAGTASAEIGLRFATPAAEAAVLGALDSLTPVRPDAKLTVTRLSYRPAWERDPANPLAARLAALAAERGTDLLTGTSGGAGDTNLTGSLGIPTADGLGPDGAGAHSMSERASVASLLDRAALLAAYLIAPEESA; translated from the coding sequence ATGCGATTCGACGCCGAGCAGCTGCGCGATCGGGCACTCACCCGCCTGGAGGCCCTCGTCATGGCCGAGAGCCCGTCGGGAGAACCCGAACTCCTCCGGATCGTGAACGCCGATCTGGAGCAGGCCTATCGGGCTCTCGGAGCCCGGGTCACCCGCGAGAGGGGACCGGACGGCGACCACCTGGTCTGCGAGTGGCCGGGTACGGCCCCCGACGACGCACACATACTCCTCATCGGCCACAGCGACACCGTCCTTCCCGTCGGCACCACCGTCGAGCGTCCCTTCACGCTCCACGAGGACGGCGACACGGTCACCGGCCCCGGCGTGTACGACATGAAGGGCTCCCTCGTCGCCATCGAGCTGGCCTTCGTTCTCCTTCGCGAACAGGGCCTCTCCCCGTCCCGCCCGGTGCGCCTGGTCGTCGTCAACGACGAGGAGATCGGCTCCCCGGACGGCCGCCGCATCATCGCCGCCCACGCCGAGGGCGCCTTCGCAGCCCTCGGCTTCGAACCGCCGCTGCCCGGCGGCACACTGAAGACCGGCAGGCGGGGAGTGGCCCGGGTGCGTATCGACGTCCAGGGCGTGGAGGCGCACGCCGGGCTCGACGCCTCACTCGGCACCTCAGCGATCGACGAACTCATCGACCAGATCGCGGTGGTGCGGGGCGCCGTCCCGGCGCCGCCCGCCGCCGAGTTCAACATCGGCAGCATCAGCGGTGGCACCCGCGCCAACGTCGTCGCAGGGACGGCTTCGGCCGAGATCGGCCTGCGCTTCGCCACGCCTGCCGCCGAGGCTGCCGTACTCGGCGCCCTCGACTCCCTCACTCCGGTCCGCCCGGACGCAAAGCTGACCGTCACCCGGCTGTCGTACCGCCCCGCCTGGGAGCGCGACCCGGCAAACCCCCTTGCTGCGCGACTCGCCGCGCTCGCGGCCGAGCGGGGCACCGATCTGCTCACCGGCACCTCGGGCGGCGCCGGTGACACCAACCTCACCGGCTCGCTCGGCATACCCACCGCCGACGGCCTCGGCCCGGACGGCGCGGGCGCCCATTCCATGTCCGAACGCGCCTCGGTCGCCTCACTTCTGGACCGTGCCGCTCTGCTCGCCGCCTACCTCATCGCACCCGAGGAGTCCGCATGA
- a CDS encoding ABC transporter ATP-binding protein — MSTAAPALEVSDLRITYPARAGRGPARAVDGANLTVGQGEIVALIGESGCGKSTLARALVGLIKPTSGEIRYQGKPLTYSARALKEYRRHAQLVLQDPGGALNPRQNVYDAVAEGPRLHGTTDELNSRVHTALSRAGLRPPERFLHRFPHEMSGGQQQRVVIAGALALDPSVIVADEPVASLDASVRGEILKLILELRDSLGLSALVVSHDLGLAWNIADRVAVMYLGRIVEVGTVEEVLLHPKHPYTKALLSVLPEAGRDQRPTVLTGEPPDPTRIPSGCRFHPRCPLWPELKGAERAAAGCDTRELPVLTADPAPAQAACHLTHGR; from the coding sequence ATGAGTACCGCCGCCCCGGCCCTGGAGGTCAGCGACCTCCGCATCACCTACCCGGCGCGCGCGGGCCGTGGGCCCGCCCGCGCCGTGGACGGAGCCAACCTGACCGTCGGCCAGGGCGAGATCGTCGCCCTGATCGGCGAGTCGGGCTGCGGCAAGTCCACCCTCGCCCGCGCCCTCGTCGGCCTCATCAAGCCCACCAGCGGCGAGATCCGCTACCAGGGCAAGCCCCTCACCTACTCCGCCCGGGCGCTCAAGGAGTACCGCCGCCACGCCCAGCTGGTACTCCAGGACCCGGGCGGCGCCCTCAACCCGCGGCAGAACGTCTACGACGCCGTCGCCGAGGGGCCCCGGCTGCACGGCACGACGGATGAACTCAACTCCCGTGTGCACACGGCTCTTTCACGTGCCGGGCTGCGTCCTCCGGAGCGGTTCCTGCACCGGTTCCCGCACGAGATGTCCGGCGGCCAGCAGCAGCGCGTCGTCATCGCGGGAGCCCTGGCCCTGGACCCCTCGGTGATCGTCGCCGACGAGCCGGTCGCATCCCTCGACGCCTCGGTGCGGGGCGAGATCCTCAAGCTGATACTCGAACTCCGCGACAGCCTGGGCCTGTCCGCCCTCGTCGTCAGCCACGACCTGGGTCTGGCCTGGAACATCGCCGACCGGGTCGCCGTGATGTACCTCGGCCGGATCGTCGAGGTCGGCACCGTCGAGGAGGTGCTGCTGCACCCCAAGCACCCGTACACCAAGGCCCTGCTCTCGGTGCTGCCCGAGGCCGGACGTGACCAACGGCCGACCGTGCTGACGGGTGAGCCCCCGGACCCGACCCGGATCCCGTCCGGCTGCCGCTTCCACCCGCGCTGCCCGCTCTGGCCGGAACTGAAGGGCGCCGAGCGGGCCGCCGCCGGCTGCGACACACGCGAGCTGCCCGTACTGACCGCCGACCCGGCTCCCGCCCAGGCGGCCTGCCATCTCACCCATGGCCGCTGA
- the menC gene encoding o-succinylbenzoate synthase has protein sequence MTITITEIELSLVRLDLIHEFETSSHRKSHLDHIVVRATASDGTVGWGECASPSDPYYCSESTESCWYVLSEHLAPMVLGHAWEHPDDATALTNRLSGNHFARAGLDMACWDLYGQARGETLATLVGGTAERISAGVSLGIEPTVDALLDQVARHVGDGYRRIKLKCRPGWDLEPVRAVRAAFPGIALQVDANTGYRADSAEHLAALTALDDQGLLMIEQPFAEDDLLGHAGLAARLDTPVCLDESITSPAVLATALHLGAADIVNIKVSRLGGIGPSVAVHDVCREAGVPVWCGGMHEFGIGRAANLAVASLPGFTLPSDVSGSDKYYRQDIVTPPIRATEGLVPVPDARPGLGVHVDESLIRANRLRHAVLKEG, from the coding sequence ATGACGATCACCATCACCGAGATCGAACTCTCCCTTGTACGACTGGACTTGATCCATGAGTTCGAGACCAGCTCCCACCGTAAGTCGCACCTCGACCACATCGTGGTCAGGGCGACCGCATCCGACGGCACGGTCGGCTGGGGCGAGTGCGCCTCGCCCAGCGACCCGTACTACTGCAGCGAATCCACCGAGAGTTGCTGGTACGTACTGAGCGAGCACCTCGCCCCCATGGTCCTCGGCCACGCCTGGGAGCACCCCGACGACGCGACGGCGCTGACCAACCGCCTCTCGGGCAACCACTTCGCCCGCGCCGGGCTCGACATGGCCTGCTGGGACCTGTACGGGCAGGCCCGCGGCGAGACCCTCGCGACCCTCGTCGGTGGCACCGCCGAGAGGATCAGCGCGGGTGTCAGTCTCGGCATCGAGCCGACCGTCGACGCCCTGCTGGATCAGGTCGCCCGGCATGTCGGTGACGGCTACCGCCGCATCAAGCTCAAGTGCCGACCGGGCTGGGACCTGGAGCCGGTACGGGCAGTACGCGCGGCCTTCCCCGGTATCGCCCTCCAGGTCGACGCCAACACCGGCTACCGGGCCGACTCCGCCGAGCACCTGGCCGCCCTCACCGCCCTCGACGACCAGGGCCTGCTGATGATCGAGCAGCCCTTCGCCGAGGACGACCTGCTCGGCCACGCCGGCCTCGCCGCCCGGCTCGACACCCCGGTCTGTCTCGACGAGTCGATCACCTCACCCGCCGTACTGGCCACCGCACTGCACCTGGGCGCGGCCGACATCGTCAACATCAAGGTGTCCCGGCTCGGCGGAATCGGACCGTCCGTCGCAGTGCACGACGTGTGCCGCGAGGCCGGAGTCCCCGTGTGGTGCGGGGGAATGCACGAGTTCGGCATCGGGCGCGCGGCCAACCTCGCCGTCGCCTCACTGCCGGGCTTCACCCTGCCCTCGGACGTCTCCGGCTCCGACAAGTACTACCGCCAGGACATCGTCACCCCGCCGATCCGCGCCACCGAGGGCCTGGTCCCGGTGCCCGACGCCCGCCCGGGCCTCGGTGTCCATGTCGACGAGTCCCTGATCCGGGCGAACCGGCTGAGGCACGCCGTACTGAAGGAAGGCTGA
- a CDS encoding ABC transporter permease, whose protein sequence is MTISDTTDITAAAAPAGSPPRLASVGRFMRAYAKRPSGLVGLGILLVATVLALCAPLFIGPEQLDVTKVDGPLLSAPGSGYLLGTDQAGRSVVDLLIWGSRSSLSIGVIATVLTMVLGSTIGLLAGHYPGKLGKALMHVTDWFIALPSLPLAISLAAVLGQGTASITIAIAVTSWTSTARLVRAQTLAVEARPFIERAKVLGAGNRQVMVRHVLPNVAPLILVSATLTVASAILSEATLTFLGLGDPTGVSWGSMLNAAFYQGAMTSGAWWYVGTPGIAILLVVLGFTLTGRAVEHVLNPRMVG, encoded by the coding sequence ATGACGATTTCCGACACCACTGACATCACCGCCGCGGCAGCCCCGGCCGGTTCACCTCCCCGGCTGGCCTCCGTCGGCCGTTTCATGCGCGCCTACGCCAAGCGCCCGTCCGGTCTCGTCGGCCTGGGCATCCTGCTCGTCGCCACGGTCCTCGCGCTCTGCGCCCCGCTCTTCATAGGCCCCGAGCAGCTCGACGTCACCAAGGTCGACGGCCCGCTGCTCTCCGCGCCCGGTTCCGGCTACCTCCTCGGGACCGACCAGGCCGGCCGCTCCGTGGTGGACCTGCTGATCTGGGGTTCGCGCTCGTCGCTGTCCATCGGTGTCATCGCGACCGTGCTCACCATGGTGCTCGGCTCGACGATCGGACTGCTCGCGGGCCATTACCCGGGCAAGCTCGGCAAGGCCCTGATGCACGTCACCGACTGGTTCATCGCGCTGCCCAGCCTGCCGCTGGCCATCTCCCTCGCCGCGGTCCTGGGGCAGGGCACCGCGTCCATCACCATCGCCATCGCGGTGACCTCCTGGACGTCCACCGCCCGCCTGGTCCGTGCCCAGACCCTCGCCGTGGAGGCCCGCCCGTTCATCGAGCGCGCCAAGGTCCTCGGCGCGGGCAACCGCCAGGTGATGGTTCGTCATGTCCTGCCGAACGTGGCCCCGTTGATCCTGGTCTCCGCCACCCTCACCGTCGCCTCGGCGATCCTCTCCGAGGCCACCCTGACCTTCCTCGGTCTCGGCGACCCGACCGGCGTCTCCTGGGGTTCCATGCTCAATGCCGCCTTCTACCAAGGCGCCATGACCTCCGGTGCCTGGTGGTACGTCGGTACGCCCGGCATCGCGATCCTTCTCGTCGTCCTCGGCTTCACCCTCACCGGGCGTGCCGTGGAACACGTCCTCAACCCGCGGATGGTGGGCTGA